A window from Megalobrama amblycephala isolate DHTTF-2021 linkage group LG9, ASM1881202v1, whole genome shotgun sequence encodes these proteins:
- the LOC125275803 gene encoding carcinoembryonic antigen-related cell adhesion molecule 8-like encodes MYLHNRIYPICLTIKCLCILRRTSTGEMGHINQHRPIWSVLAQSMVLFSPEPVTDVKISSNLPEAVEFNSTVILTCSAKGSFTYRWLNGSDPLVADGTHTKLNPTTGNELTITEVRRTDLRGPIVCIAENALESGRSAPFNLTVSYGPEKIAVTQTPTDSFFKKGSNLTLTCSADSDPPTQLRWMFNGAELLQKAIVTIPNLEEKHSGNYSCVAYNAKTNRNVVSTVASVTVLGTTWTRVQSQNTSFCLE; translated from the exons ATGTACCTACATAATCGAATATATCCAATATGCTTAACAATTAAATGTTTATGCATTCTAAGAAGGACAAGCACAG GGGAGATGGGGCACATCAACCAACATCGACCAATTTGGTCTGTCTTGGCACAATCCATGGTTCTCTTCTCTCCAGAGCCTGTAACTGACGTGAAGATTTCGTCCAATCTACCTGAAGCTGTAGAGTTCaacagcactgtgattctgACCTGCTCTGCCAAAGGCTCCTTCACTTACAGGTGGTTGAATGGTTCAGACCCTTTGGTGGCGGACGGCACGCATACGAAACTGAACCCAACTACTGGCAATGAGCTAACTATTACCGAAGTTCGCCGTACAGATCTAAGAGGACCCATCGTCTGCATAGCAGAGAATGCACTGGAGTCAGGGAGGAGTGCTCCCTTCAATCTTACTGTGAGCT ATGGCCCTGAGAAAATTGCGGTGACGCAGACTCCAACTGATTCATTCTTTAAGAAAGGCTCTAACTTAACACTCACATGCTCAGCCGATTCTGACCCTCCCACTCAGCTCCGGTGGATGTTTAATGGGGCAGAGCTGCTTCAGAAGGCCATCGTCACCATCCCCAATTTAGAGGAAAAACACAGCGGCAACTATAGCTGCGTGGCCTACAACGCGAAGACCAACCGCAACGTTGTCTCAACGGTTGCTTCGGTGACTGTTCTGG GTACCACTTGGACAAGGGTTCAGTCTCAGAATACCAGCTTCTGCTTGGAGTGA